The Ranitomeya variabilis isolate aRanVar5 chromosome 7, aRanVar5.hap1, whole genome shotgun sequence genome includes a window with the following:
- the WIPF1 gene encoding WAS/WASL-interacting protein family member 1 produces the protein MPVPPPPPPPPTLAQANTEKPALNRSEQSGRNALLSDIHKGRKLKKAVTNDRSGPTLDKPKASSGGGGGGGTGGGGGSGGGTGGGGFGGSPGLGGLFQGGMPKLRSSGSRESEPSGSRAPIFPPGGRMTSPRPFTPPNPSPRGPPPTMGIRAPAFEPQRNRMPPPPRNDFNSRSDHGPPAVPNTPRPISSSLHNRGPPPVPAPNRQVNPPPMVPSASSHKAHGFGGNNRQSPTIPPPLPSMNRPSLPQTPTRQMDDRPPPPPTGNRPPLSRDFPPPPPPQNNKPPVPNTPRPNTTSQGPPLPPGRPGPPPLPPTPSNFDDMPRLPQRNTSLSTLCAAPPPVPPTVRSGPPPPPPSMERPPPSMDRPPPPAREPSGRAGQQLPPPPPPANRNGFGHRGSLGLQSPSRPGMESPRGGATRPPPPPERPGLGPLPPPPPPSSMRNGFQDSGEDEWERRFTFHPFSDLPPPEPYVPSSKTYPSRLVRGESRSGSTRKERGAPPLPPIPR, from the exons ATGCCGGTGccccctcccccacctcctccgCCTACACTTGCACAA GCAAATACAGAAAAGCCTGCTCTCAACAGATCGGAGCAGTCTGGAAGAAATGCTCTATTGTCTGATATCCATAAAGGTAGAAAGCTTAAGAAGGCCGTTACCAATGACCGAAGTGGACCGACCCTGGACA AGCCCAAAGCGTCTTCTGGAGGCGGTGGTGGTGGAGGAACGGGAGGTGGTGGAGGCAGTGGCGGAGGAACGGGAGGTGGGGGGTTTGGAGGATCTCCAGGATTAGGTGGCTTGTTCCAAGGAGGGATGCCAAAACTACGGTCTTCAGGAAGCCGAGAAAGTG AGCCGTCAGGAAGCAGAGCACCAATCTTTCCACCTGGTGGACGTATGACATCTCCTAGACCTTTTACTCCACCAAACCCCTCTCCAAGAGGTCCTCCACCTACAATGGGAATAAGGGCTCCTGCTTTTGAACCTCAAAGAAACCGAATGCCTCCACCTCCTAGAAATGATTTTAATTCCAGGTCAGATCATGGTCCACCTGCCGTACCAAATACACCTAGACCAATAAGTTCAAGTCTTCACAACAGAGGTCCACCACCAGTACCAGCTCCAAATAGGCAAGTGAACCCACCACCCATGGTTCCATCAGCATCATCTCATAAAGCACATGGATTTGGAGGAAACAACAGACAATCTCCAACAATTCCTCCACCTCTTCCATCCATGAATAGACCATCACTTCCACAAACACCCACTAGGCAAATGGATGACAGgccacctcctcctcctacaggAAACCGGCCTCCTCTTTCCAGAGATTTtccaccacctccacctcctcaGAACAATAAACCACCTGTCCCCAACACACCTAGACCGAATACAACTTCTCAAGGACCACCTCTTCCTCCAGGGCGGCCTGGACCTCCTCCTTTACCACCTACCCCTTCTAACTTTGATGATATGCCAAGACTTCCTCAAAGAAATACATCCTTGTCAACCCTATGTGCTGCACCGCCACCTGTCCCACCTACGGTACGGtcaggaccaccacctcctccaccgTCAATGGAAAGGCCTCCACCGTCAATGGACAGGCCGCCACCTCCAGCGAGAGAGCCATCTGGAAGAGCAG GACAAcaacttcctcctccacctcctcctgccaaCAGAAATGGATTTGGTCATCGAGGGTCACTGGGTCTTCAGTCTCCTTCAAGACCTGGAATGGAATCCCCCAGAGGTGGAGCCACCagacctcctccacctccagaaagGCCAGGATTGGGACCACTGCCACCTCCTCCACCACCTTCATCAATGAGAAATGGTTTCCAAGACTCTGGTGAAG ATGAATGGGAGAGAAGGTTTACATTTCATCCATTTTCTGATCTGCCACCACCAGAGCCCTATGTACCATCAAGTAAAACCTACCCCAGTAGACTTGTGAGAGGTGAAAGTCGAA GTGGCTCTACCAGAAAAGAGAGAGGTGCTCCTCCTTTGCCTCCAATACCCAGGTGA